From Aspergillus chevalieri M1 DNA, chromosome 4, nearly complete sequence, a single genomic window includes:
- the OAC1 gene encoding putative mitochondrial oxaloacetate transporter (Oac) (BUSCO:EOG09263OCO;~COG:C;~EggNog:ENOG410PH4Y;~InterPro:IPR018108,IPR023395;~PFAM:PF00153), with product MSTTTGAFIAGGIAACGAVTVTHSFETVKIRLQLQGELQSKADQAKKYRGVLHGIKVILQNEGPRGLFRGIGTAYIYQVLLNGCRLGFYEPLRTGATKAIYKDPNVQSLGINVFAGAASGIIGAAFGSPFFLVKTRLQSYSPFLPVGTQHQYRHAFDGLSQIYRSEGVGGLYRGVGAAMVRTGFGSSVQLPTYFFAKRRLMRHLGMEEGPGLHLASSTASGFVVACVMHPPDTIMSRMYNQTGDLYKGVFDCLSKTVKAEGIFAIYKGFFAHLARILPHTILTLSLAEQTNRLMRRVEDRFLSDDLKSRL from the exons ATGTCGACGACCACAGG GGCCTTCATTGCTGGCGGCATTGCAGCATGCGGAGCGGTCACTGTCACCCATAGTTTCGAAACCGTGAAGATTCG GCTGCAATTGCAAGGAGAGTTACAATCTAAAGCCGATCAAGCCAAAAAATACCGGGGTGTGCTCCACGGCATTAAGGTTATTCTGCAAAATGAGGGTCCTCGGGGACTGTTTCGGGGAATTGGCACTGCG TACATCTACCAAGTCCTGCTCAACGGCTGCCGGTTAGGGTTCTACGAACCCCTGCGCACTGGCGCCACGAAGGCCATTTATAAAGATCCCAACGTTCAATCTCTCGGAATCAACGTCTTCGCTGGTGCTGCGTCAGGCATCATCGGTGCCGCTTTCGgttctcctttcttcctcgtcAAAACTCGCCtccaatcctactctcctttccttcctGTCGGCACACAGCACCAATATCGTCACGCATTCGATGGATTGAGCCAAATATATAGATCGGAAGGTGTGGGTGGTTTGTACCGTGGCGTTGGTGCTGCTATGGTGCGGACTGGTTTCGGAAGCTCCGTTCAGCTGCCCACTTACTTCTTCGCTAAGCGGCGTCTGATGAGACACCTGGGTATGGAAGAAGGCCCTGGCCTGCACCTGGCCAGTAGCACAGCGTCTGGATTTGTTGTCGCATGTGTTATGCACCCTCCTG ATACAATTATGTCGAGAATGTACAACCAGACGGGCGACCTCTACAAGGGCGTGTTCGACTGTCTGTCTAAGACGGTCAAGGCCGAAGGTATTTTCGCCATTTACAAGGGCTTCTTTGCTCACTTGGCCCGTATCTTGCCTCACACC ATCTTGACCCTAAGTTTGGCCGAACAAACCAACAGACTGATGCGCCGGGTTGAGGACCGGTTCCTTTCCGACGATCTCAAATCTCGACTGTAA
- a CDS encoding uncharacterized protein (COG:S;~EggNog:ENOG410PN0I) — MIDKQKARFCCIGSGFCGTIWAHPERGEAYKRQNAGPERSLPNDSYMHQRALAGFRALSSMQNPQFQISRCYRFIRATARGWWDQNLSSFPAGFAPCDTTYFQRIPPFLEATRRLLIDKYCPTVVYQGCVERC, encoded by the coding sequence ATGATTGACAAACAAAAGGCCAGATTttgctgtattggctccggCTTCTGCGGCACTATATGGGCTCATCCTGAACGCGGTGAGGCCTACAAAAGACAAAACGCAGGGCCTGAGAGATCCTTGCCCAATGACTCCTACATGCACCAGCGGGCTCTCGCCGGCTTTCGTGCTCTGTCAAGTATGCAGAATCCTCAATTCCAGATCTCCCGGTGCTATCGCTTCATCCGGGCTACAGCCAGAGGATGGTGGGACCAGAACCTATCCAGCTTCCCAGCAGGATTCGCACCTTGCGATACCACTTACTTCCAGCGCATCCCGCCATTTCTTGAAGCTACTAGGAGGCTTCTCATTGACAAATACTGCCCAACCGTGGTATACCAAGGGTGTGTTGAGCGATGCTAA
- the SWD2 gene encoding WD-repeat containing protein SWD2 (COG:A;~EggNog:ENOG410PFQ5;~InterPro:IPR037867,IPR036322,IPR015943,IPR001680, IPR017986;~PFAM:PF00400;~go_component: GO:0048188 - Set1C/COMPASS complex [Evidence IEA];~go_function: GO:0005515 - protein binding [Evidence IEA]) translates to MAEGQQAQQPVQQTQKVSDVIRTYRPTKAFRPPKQDHPHVTSLDFDDQGDFLVAAGEDETIQVFDVKEGKSTKSVPSKKYGVHLARFTHHSRQVLHASTKVDDSLRLLDLHNEGYVRYFSGHTDKVTSLALSPGSDAFVSCSKDDTVALWDLNSRHVQGKLNLATPYLATFDPSASVLAIASQSTSSVLLYDFRNYDKSPFSTFDLAPYEERYTPSTRGRAWTRLEFSNDGKSLLVGTDYHGHFILDAFDGNVRTFLVGKNGSPGRAAPISTTGKPLGQGDVCFSPDGRYVIGGPGDQSDVLVWDLQQPPDSSLLLQPTHRLPSRGRTALIEYNPRFNMLATADKETVFWLPEDGSKQPEK, encoded by the exons ATGGCGGAGGGCCAGCAAGCTCAGCAACCTGTGCAGCAGACTCAGAAGGTGTCTGATGTTATACGAACCTACCGTCCTACGAAG GCATTTCGCCCTCCGAAGCAAGATCACCCCCATGTGACGTCGCTGGATTTCGATGACCAGGGTGACTTCCTCGTTGCTGCTGGAGAGGATGAGACAATTCAAGTGTTTGACGTCAAAGAGGGGAAGTCCACGAAGTCCGTTCCTAGTAAGAAGTACGGTGTTCATCTGGCACGATTCACGCATCATTCGCGCCAGGTTCTGCACGCGAGTACGAAGGTCGATG ACTCATTGAGATTGCTCGATCTTCATAACGAAGGCTACGTGCGATATTTCTCCGGCCACACTGACAAAGTAACATCTCTAGCGCTGTCGCCTGGAAGCGATGCTTTCGTCTCATGCTCAAAAGATGACACCGTCGCACTTTGGGATCTTAATTCGCGGCATGTTCAGGGAAAACTGAATCTCGCAACGCCGTACTTGGCCACCTTCGATCCGTCAGCCTCGGTCCTCGCGATTGCGTCTCAGTCGACCTCGTCTGTCCTCCTCTACGACTTCCGTAACTACGACAAATCCCCGTTTTCTACCTTTGATCTCGCGCCGTACGAAGAAAGATATACCCCGTCCACCAGGGGCAGGGCTTGGACTCGTCTGGAATTCTCTAATGATGGAAAATCATTGCTTGTAGGAACAGACTATCATGGTCATTTCATTTTAGATGCCTTTGACGGGAACGTGCGCACTTTCTTGGTAGGGAAGAATGGCTCTCCTGGCAGGGCGGCCCCCATTTCTACAACCGGAAAACCTCTTGGCCAGGGAGATGTCTGCTTCTCACCTGACGGGCGGTATGTCATTGGAGGCCCAGGAGACCAATCGGACGTGCTTGTGTGGGATTTGCAGCAGCCTCCTGATTCGAGTCTCCTCTTGCAGCCCACTCACAGACTACCCAGCCGTGGTCGGACTGCCTTGATCGAGTACAATCCGAGGTTTAACATGCTTGCGACTGCTGATAAAGAGACGGTCTTCTGGCTTCCAGAGGACGGCTCTAAACAACCGGAGAAATAA
- a CDS encoding uncharacterized protein (COG:S;~EggNog:ENOG410PK4H;~InterPro:IPR010733;~PFAM:PF07000) encodes MPDPRSQGDSPPQTSQNPTKEDNKPPHKPETSRGLATVLLTKCNLILTEIDTFQFLLSQKLRNPQLIEIRSLRSSIVSELRTLEKLSDRIEAAFAAAEQKGDGGEEIEARYIHALRSSNLPFYEAVWGIAKESCSGLAAFGKRFYWGEGAVEDVDVDASTGKKKGKGKKDGEDGKKLPNKDKRKSVLVDIVADDGEEWVKVSTISESRLLFEMAEKGWEKESEPGSDNEDEEKGRTVLRNYEDENEDDEDDEVGLIKLAIDMRRAANATRVRYRRPQIRFVLPRIEEQKSSDIDDLIDTIRGYGITVECGGRYTEVSDSQTAENQLSHLLPSHFVRFTPSLNVDCTLLLAMVSDLSHCKSVQPSPEHHTAINRQIEIEREHPLLPVEIWPATVDREMLCTDEAGKRMQEIVDTIGTDSEKKRTDVLLGVPPFDGLDSDTLVQKFQELSDYEVPTHWRLPIKTVEARPVIDSGRKQAKLPPIVESVAEMLSDINYSVFLYGWVTGLVTISSNRTVVRQIETTVENHRNGDEDLVGPTVWVCDTPRSLIGKERDRRE; translated from the coding sequence ATGCCTGACCCCCGTTCGCAAGGGGACAGCCCTCCCCAAACCTCCCAGAATCCCACCAAAGAAGACAACAAACCACCCCACAAGCCCGAAACCAGCCGCGGCCTCGCAACCGTCCTCCTAACAAAATGCAATCTTATCCTCACTGAAATCGACACCTTCCAATTTCTCCTCTCGCAAAAACTCCGTAACCCCCAACTCATCGAAATCCGCTCCCTCCGCTCAAGCATCGTCTCCGAACTCCGGACTCTCGAGAAACTAAGCGATAGGATCGAAGctgcatttgctgctgctgaacaGAAGGGGGATGGGGGAGAGGAGATTGAGGCGCGGTATATACATGCGCTGAGGTCGTCGAATTTGCCGTTTTATGAGGCTGTTTGGGGCATTGCGAAAGAATCTTGCAGTGGGTTGGCGGCGTTTGGGAAGAGGTTTTATTGGGGGGAGGGTGCGGtggaggatgtggatgtggatgcaAGTACTGGGAAAAAGaaggggaaaggaaagaaggatggggaggatgggaagaagcTGCCGAACAAGGACAAGCGGAAGAGTGTGTTGGTTGATATCGTCGCTGATGATGGGGAGGAATGGGTGAAGGTGTCTACTATCTCAGAGAGTCGGCTGCTATTCGAAATGGCTGAGAAGGGATGGGAGAAGGAGTCGGAGCCCGGGTCTGAcaacgaggatgaagagaaagGCAGGACTGTCCTACGGAACTACGAAGATGAAAacgaagatgatgaggacgatgAAGTCGGACTGATCAAGCTGGCTATCGACATGCGGAGAGCCGCCAATGCTACGCGGGTGAGATATAGGCGCCCTCAGATACGCTTTGTGCTGCCACGAATTGAGGAACAGAAGAGTTCTGATATTGATGATCTGATTGATACAATCCGGGGCTATGGTATCACAGTTGAATGCGGGGGAAGATATACGGAGGTGTCTGATTCGCAAACAGCGGAAAATCAGCTGAGCCATCTCCTCCCTAGCCATTTCGTCCGGTTCACCCCTTCGCTAAATGTGGACTGCACGTTGCTTCTTGCTATGGTATCGGACTTGTCGCATTGCAAATCCGTACAGCCTTCCCCCGAACACCATACTGCCATCAATAGGCAGATCGAGATTGAAAGGGAACATCCTCTACTGCCTGTAGAGATTTGGCCGGCAACAGTTGACCGGGAAATGCTATGCACAGACGAGGCAGGGAAACGGATGCAAGAAATTGTCGATACCATCGGTACCGATAGCGAAAAGAAGCGGACAGATGTTTTGTTAGGTGTTCCACCTTTCGATGGTTTGGATTCAGACACTCTTGTCCAGAAATTCCAGGAACTATCGGACTATGAGGTCCCGACACACTGGAGACTTCCGATAAAGACCGTCGAAGCAAGACCCGTGATCGACTCGGGACGAAAACAAGCGAAGCTCCCTCCCATAGTTGAAAGTGTGGCCGAGATGCTATCCGATATCAACTATAGTGTGTTTCTGTATGGATGGGTCACCGGATTAGTGACCATATCCAGCAATCGTACTGTGGTCAGGCAGATAGAGACCACGGTGGAAAATCATAGAAACGGCGATGAAGACTTGGTAGGGCCAACAGTCTGGGtttgcgacacacccagaaGTTTGATTGGAAAAGAGAGGGACCGGAGGGAATAG
- a CDS encoding putative integral membrane protein (Ptm1) (BUSCO:EOG092625OH;~COG:S;~EggNog:ENOG410PFCR;~InterPro:IPR009637;~PFAM:PF06814;~SECRETED:SignalP(1-20);~TransMembrane:7 (n4-15c20/21o211-231i243-262o274-303i315-334o346-370i391-415o435-452i);~go_component: GO:0016021 - integral component of membrane [Evidence IEA]), with translation MKGWLQTLCLSAFFAGSVLANEVELKQDDAHRQRCSGMYSRKSWGGSVDPFILTRFSHESETSDTDPLVSLVIFEWTDEELIGRAVSDNPEVSYCPGNDRMPRAGLSDCLYKTVQEIETICDEASVDAGLCTDQDIGSFILAANATETSKFPIVSKAIHLNNPVAVNYPVKKTGFYCVSTYGYSGQDYTAVVEFRNAYGELPAAQIAKLPFYGGLTIVYAVIGIFWAFLYVQNRHDILPVQNYITAILVFLILEQLMTWGFYDFQNRHGLNVGAKVLMVLVAVLNAGRNSFSFFLLLIVCMGYGVVKPSLGRTMIYVRILAIAHFIFGVIYAVASLSITPDSAGPLVLLIVLPLAATLTGFYVWTLNSLNATMKDLIDRKQKTKALMYKKLWWCILISIVVIFGFFFINSFAFAGGSDASFVPDHWKTRWFILDGWLNLVYLCDIAFVAYLWRPTANNRRFAMSDELAQDDDGFEIRSFGSALDEEDVLGAPEVNVGTEHRRDLSPVPPKPVPSAPRQRESLDGETIFAVGEDGDKWSDDEDEESRRGSTDRKSQEGDDEERERLTKRTD, from the exons ATGAAGGGTTGGCTTCAGACTCTGTGTCTGTCTGCCTTTTTCGCAGGGAGCGTGCTGGCAAATGAAGTCGAATTG AAACAAGACGATGCGCACCGCCAGCGATGTTCGGGGATGTACAGCCGCAAGTCCTGGGGAGGAAGCGTCGATCCGTTTATCTTGACAAGGTTTTCGCACGAATCCGAGACCAGTGATACTGATCCTTTGGTCAGCTTGGTGATTTTCGAATGGACCGACGAGGAGTTGATCGGGAGGGCTGTATCGGACAACCCGGAAGTGAGTTATTGCCCCGGGAATGATCGCATGCCCCGAGCAGGATTATCTGACTGCTTATACAAAACTGTACAGGAAATCGAAACAATTTGCGACGAAGCGAGTGTTGACGCGGGCCTCTGCACGGATCAAGATATCGGCTCTTTCATTCTCGCCGCGAACGCGACGGAAACATCCAAGTTCCCCATCGTCTCCAAAGCCATCCACCTAAACAATCCAGTCGCGGTGAATTATCCTGTGAAGAAGACCGGTTTCTATTGCGTGAGCACCTATGGGTACTCGGGACAGGACTACACAGCGGTGGTCGAATTTCGGAATGCGTACGGTGAGCTGCCGGCAGCGCAGATTGCGAAACTGCCGTTTTATGGTGGCTTGACGATAGTATACGCCGTGATTGGAAT TTTTTGGGCATTCTTATATGTGCAAAATCGCCATGATATCT TGCCGGTCCAGAACTATATCACGGCTATACTTGTGTTCTTGATCCTTGAGCAGTTGATGACATGGGGCTTCTATG ATTTCCAAAACCGCCATGGCTTGAATGTTGGTGCAAAAGTACTCATGGTCCTTGTTGCCGTTCTTAATGCTGGACGGAATTCgttctcttttttcctccTGCTCATTGTCTGCATGGGCTATGGTGTCGTCAAGCCATCTCTGGGCCGAACCATGATCTACGTCCGCATTCTCGCCATTGCGCATTTCATCTTCGGTGTCATCTACGCTGTTGCAAGCTTGTCAATCACACCAGATAGTGCCGGTCCGCTCGTGCTCTTGATTGTTCTCCCGCTTGCCGCTACCCTGACTGGCTTCTACGTGTGGACCCTTAACTCGCTGAACGCAACGATGAAGGATCTCATCGATAGAAAGCAGAAGACCAAAGCGTTGATGTACAAGAAGCTGTGGTGGTGCATTTTGATCAGCATCGTCGTTATATTCGGCTTCTttttcatcaactcctttGCTTTTGCGGGTGGCAGTGACGCCAGTTTCGTACCGGACCACTGGAAGACCAGGTGGTTTATCTTGGACGGTTGGCTCAACTTGGTCTACCTATGCGATATTGCTTTTGTCGCTTATCTGTGGCGACCTACCGCCAACAACAGACGTTTCGCGATGAGTGACGAG CTTGCGCAAGATGATGACGGTTTCGAAATCCGCTCATTTGGCAGTGCATtggacgaagaagatgtcCTTGGCGCTCCAGAGGTCAATGTCGGAACAGAGCACCGCCGCGATCTTTCCCCTGTGCCTCCCAAGCCTGTTCCGTCCGCGCCTCGTCAAAGAGAGTCGCTCGACGGGGAGACGATCTTCGCCGTTGGAGAAGACGGAGACAAGTGGtctgacgatgaagatgaagaatcTCGACGCGGTTCGACCGATCGCAAGTCGCAAGaaggcgacgatgaagagAGGGAAAGATTGACAAAGCGTACGGATTGA
- the NCS2 gene encoding uncharacterized protein (COG:J;~EggNog:ENOG410PNNT;~InterPro:IPR019407;~go_function: GO:0000049 - tRNA binding [Evidence IEA];~go_process: GO:0002098 - tRNA wobble uridine modification [Evidence IEA];~go_process: GO:0034227 - tRNA thio-modification [Evidence IEA]) yields MPAKELANPCVDCGEAEFVVDVRSRRLCKPCFERYVSLKVLRRIENYRRPKSVPKGQPYKLLLPLSFGLSSSVMLHAVNAQLERQLSKPYPMVGFEVHVLIIEPSSISPSSASAESRFDLLKKTFPRHSYNMLPFHSIYEYEPTIQNVMTQFAGEEFVDDASLSHKERLDAFRASIATATSKVDVDQVLLNRLIVAYAKELNCDAILWGDSDSRLAAKTLANVAKGRGSALTWQVSDGKSPSGFEFNFPLRDLFQAELHSYANLIPELMAIIIPDQPSSDNTLTKNLSIDELMMRYVQTHGEKYPGVMANVTRTANKLQPAAVPAKAQRCAFCDAFMGDSDEKREFCYACVRSRPDLAC; encoded by the exons ATGCCTGCGAAAGAACTGGCAAACCCGTGTGTGGACTGTGGTGAAGCTGAATTTGTGGTGGACGTACGGTCTCGCCGCCTCTGCAA GCCGTGCTTTGAACGATATGTGAGCCTCAAAGTCCTCCGGCGCATCGAGAACTATCGCCGCCCCAAGTCCGTGCCAAAAGGTCAACCGTATAAGCTGTTGCTCCCCCTTTCATTTGGCCTCTCTTCCTCGGTGATGCTGCATGCTGTGAATGCCCAGTTGGAGCGTCAGCTCTCGAAACCATATCCTATGGTGGGCTTCGAAGTCCATGTGCTCATTATTGAACCATCGAgtatctctccctccagcgCTTCCGCCGAATCCCGCTTCGATCTTCTCAAAAAAACCTTTCCCAGACACTCGTACAACATGCTCCCGTTCCATAGTATTTATGAATACGAACCGACTATACAAAACGTTATGACACAGTTCGCTGGAGAAGAGTTTGTGGATGATGCCTCTCTATCCCATAAAGAGCGCCTGGATGCTTTCCGCGCGTCTATCGCAACGGCCACTTCGAAGGTGGATGTCGACCAGGTCTTGTTGAACAGGCTGATTGTCGCGTACGCGAAGGAATTAAACTGTGATGCAATCTTATGGGGTGACTCGGACAGTCGCTTGGCGGCGAAGACACTTGCCAATGTCGCCAAGGGGCGTGGCTCTGCATTGACATGGCAGGTTTCTGATGGCAAGTCACCGTCAGGCTTCGAATTCAATTTCCCGCTACGAGATCTATTCCAAGCAGAGCTACACAGCTATGCTAATCTCATCCCGGAGCTTATGGCTATCATCATACCGGACCAGCCTTCATCGGATAACACACTCACCAAGAATTTATCAATTGATGAACTGATGATGCGGTACGTCCAGACTCATGGCGAGAAATACCCTGGTGTTATGGCAAATGTGACAAGGACTGCCAACAAGCTTCAGCCAGCAGCAGTGCCTGCTAAAGCCCAGCGTTGCGCATTTTGTGACGCTTTTATGGGAGACTCAGACGAGAAAAGAGAGTTCTGCTATGCCTGCGTTAGATCTCGCCCTGATCTGGCTTGCTGA
- a CDS encoding DUF4112 domain-containing protein (COG:S;~EggNog:ENOG410PIRS;~InterPro:IPR025187;~PFAM:PF13430;~TransMembrane:2 (i76-97o127-147i)) — MSLWGVLGKRVLAESARNHFGQEDPYFEDVPASRLNRAFGKKTQKRRKAAPPGLSDNDAKVLTQVKRRAYRLDYCLFNLCGIQFGWSSVIALIPVIGDIVDTLFALMVVKSCGNIDGGLPSSLHAKMVSNVIIDFVIGLVPFVGDLADAVYKCNTRNAVILEKHLRQKGKKTLKNQRGQPDMSLPEEWDKYANGATGEHPNRGGQEYGTVETPAEARPARHPQRSRSQGRWFGGSKNREGDIERGIA; from the exons ATGTCGCTCTGGGGTGTACTTGGTAAAAGAGTATTGGCGGAATCGGCAAGGAACCACTTTGGCCAAGAG GATCCGTACTTTGAAGATGTCCCGGCTTCACGTTTGAATCGCGCATTTGGCAAGAAGACCCAGAAGCGACGAAAGGCCGCCCCGCCAGGATTGTCGGACAATGACGCCAAAGTCCTCACGCAGGTCAAACGGAGAGCATACAGGTTGGATTATTGCCTTTTCAATTTGTGCGGAATTCAATTCGGTTGGAGCAGTGTAATCGCACTAATTCCTGT TATTGGAGATATAGTCGATACCCTGTTCGCCCTGATGGTTGTGAAGTCTTGCGGTAATATCGACGGAGGCTTGCCAAGCTCCCTTCATGCTAAGATGGTATCCAACGTTATTATCGACTTCGTAATCGGCCTTGTTCCATTTGTAGGAGACCTTGCAGATGCGGTGTACAAGTGCAACACGCGCAACGCCGTGATTCTGGAAAAGCATCTGCGCcagaaggggaaaaaaacTCTCAAGAACCAAAGGGGCCAACCAGACATGAGTCTGCCCGAAGAATGGGACAAATACGCTAACGGCGCAACGGGTGAACACCCAAACCGTGGAGGACAGGAGTACGGCACCGTTGAAACTCCTGCTGAAGCTCGACCCGCCAGACATCCGCAAAGGAGTCGCTCCCAAGGTCGGTGGTTTGGTGGATCTAAAAACAGGGAAGGCGATATCGAGCGTGGTATTGCTTGA